A genomic region of Gadus macrocephalus chromosome 5, ASM3116895v1 contains the following coding sequences:
- the LOC132458068 gene encoding heterogeneous nuclear ribonucleoprotein Q isoform X6: MATEHINGNGPEEPMDTSAAVTHSEHFQTLLEAGLPQKVAEKLDEIYIAGLVSHSDLDDRAIEALKEFNEDGALQVLLQFKESDLSHVQNKSAFLCGVMKTYRQREKQGTKVSDSNKGPDEAKIKALLQRTGYTLDVTTGQRKYGGPPPESAHSGVQPTIGTEIFVGKIPRDLFEDELVPLFEKAGPIWDLRLMMDPLSGLNRGYAFVTFCTKDAAQEAVKLCNNNEIRPGKHIGVCISVANNRLFVGSIPKSKTKEQIVEEFAKVTEGLNDVILYHQPDDKKKNRGFCFLEYEDHKTAAQARRRLMSGKVKVWGNVVTVEWADPIEDPDPEVMAKVKVLFVRNLASTVTEEILESTFSQFGKLERVKKLKDYAFIHFEERDGAVKALADLNGKDLEGEHIEIVFAKPPDQKRKERKALRQAAKTQMYDDYYYYGPPHMPPPTRGRGRGGRGGYSYPPDYYGYEDYYDYYGYDYHNYRGGYDDPYYGYDDYQVSGRGRGGRGGGGSGGGGGGGGGAVRGGTSQTRGRGGATPRGRASFSQRGGPGTSRELDTLRPPALPQAGKRGRGRS, encoded by the exons ATGGCCACAGAACATATTAATGGAAATGGTCCAGAAGAACCAATGGACACCTCTGCTGCAGTTACCCATTCTGAGCACTTCCAGACTTTATTAGAAGCTGGTTTACCACAGAAAGTTGCTGAAAAACTAGATGAAATTTACATAGCAG GACTGGTGTCACACAGTGACCTGGATGACCGGGCGATCGAGGCCCTGAAGGAGTTCAACGAGGACGGAGCTCTGCAAGTCCTGCTGCAGTTCAAGGAGAGCGACCTCTCACATGTTCAG AACAAAAGTGCCTTTCTTTGTGGAGTTATGAAGACGTACAGACAGCGAGAGAAACAAGGGACCAAAGTGTCAGACTCCAATAAAGGACCAGATGAGGCCAAAATCAAA GCCCTGCTGCAGAGGACTGGCTACACACTCGATGTGACCACAGGCCAGAGGAAGTATGGGGGCCCCCCCCCAGAGTCGGCCCACTCCGGGGTTCAGCCCACCATCGGTACAGAG ATATTCGTTGGCAAGATCCCCAGAGACCTGTTTGAAGACGAGCTGGTCCCGCTGTTCGAGAAGGCTGGTCCTATCTGGGACCTTCGCCTGATGATGGACCCTCTCAGCGGCCTGAACCGAGGCTACGCCTTCGTCACGTTCTGCACTAAAGACGCTGCACAGGAGGCCGTTAAACTG TGCAACAACAATGAAATTCGACCAGGAAAACACATCGGTGTCTGCATCTCTGTGGCCAATAATAGACTGTTTGTGGGGTCCATCCCCAAGAGTAAAACAAAAGAGCAGATTGTGGAGGAATTTGCAAAAGTCACAG AGGGCCTAAACGACGTCATCCTGTATCACCAGCCAGACGACAAGAAGAAGAACCGCGGCTTCTGCTTCCTGGAGTACGAGGACCACAAGACAGCGGCCCAGGCCCGCCGCCGCCTTATGAGCGGCAAGGTGAAGGTGTGGGGCAACGTGGTCACGGTGGAGTGGGCCGACCCCATCGAAGACCCCGACCCGGAGGTCATGGCCAAG GTGAAGGTTCTGTTTGTGAGGAACCTAGCCAGTACAGTAACAGAGGAGATCCTGGAAAGCACCTTCAGTCAATTTGGCAAGCTGGAGAGGGTGAAGAAGTTGAAAGACTACGCCTTCATTCACTTTGAGGAGAGGGACGGCGCAGTGAAG GCTCTGGCTGACCTCAATGGAAAGGACCTGGAGGGGGAACACATAGAGATCGTCTTCGCCAAGCCCCCCGACCAGAAGAGGAAAGAGCGCAAAGCGCTCCGACAAGCagccaaaacacaaat GTATGACGATTACTATTACTACGGGCCCCCACACATGCCGCCGCCCACCAGaggccggggccgggggggccgtgGCGGCTACTCCTACCCTCCAGACTATTACGGCTACGAAGACTACTATGATTACTACGGATACGACTACCACAACTACCGGGGCGGCTACGACGACCCCTACTACGGCTACGACGACTACCAAGTGagcgggagaggaagggggggccgtggaggaggaggaagcggcgggggaggtggaggaggcggaggagcagTACGCGGAGGCACCAGCCAGACTCGAGGCCGCGGCGGAGCCACGCCCAGGGGCAGGGCCAGCTTCTCCCAGCGAGGAGGTCCTGGGACCAGCAGAG AGCTAGACACACTCAGGCCTCCAGCGCTGCCACAAG CAGGGAAGCGGGGGCGCGGCCGGTCCTGA
- the LOC132458068 gene encoding heterogeneous nuclear ribonucleoprotein Q isoform X3: MATEHINGNGPEEPMDTSAAVTHSEHFQTLLEAGLPQKVAEKLDEIYIAGLVSHSDLDDRAIEALKEFNEDGALQVLLQFKESDLSHVQNKSAFLCGVMKTYRQREKQGTKVSDSNKGPDEAKIKALLQRTGYTLDVTTGQRKYGGPPPESAHSGVQPTIGTEIFVGKIPRDLFEDELVPLFEKAGPIWDLRLMMDPLSGLNRGYAFVTFCTKDAAQEAVKLCNNNEIRPGKHIGVCISVANNRLFVGSIPKSKTKEQIVEEFAKVTEGLNDVILYHQPDDKKKNRGFCFLEYEDHKTAAQARRRLMSGKVKVWGNVVTVEWADPIEDPDPEVMAKVKVLFVRNLASTVTEEILESTFSQFGKLERVKKLKDYAFIHFEERDGAVKALADLNGKDLEGEHIEIVFAKPPDQKRKERKALRQAAKTQMYDDYYYYGPPHMPPPTRGRGRGGRGGYSYPPDYYGYEDYYDYYGYDYHNYRGGYDDPYYGYDDYQVSGRGRGGRGGGGSGGGGGGGGGAVRGGTSQTRGRGGATPRGRASFSQRGGPGTSRGKRGRGRS, translated from the exons ATGGCCACAGAACATATTAATGGAAATGGTCCAGAAGAACCAATGGACACCTCTGCTGCAGTTACCCATTCTGAGCACTTCCAGACTTTATTAGAAGCTGGTTTACCACAGAAAGTTGCTGAAAAACTAGATGAAATTTACATAGCAG GACTGGTGTCACACAGTGACCTGGATGACCGGGCGATCGAGGCCCTGAAGGAGTTCAACGAGGACGGAGCTCTGCAAGTCCTGCTGCAGTTCAAGGAGAGCGACCTCTCACATGTTCAG AACAAAAGTGCCTTTCTTTGTGGAGTTATGAAGACGTACAGACAGCGAGAGAAACAAGGGACCAAAGTGTCAGACTCCAATAAAGGACCAGATGAGGCCAAAATCAAA GCCCTGCTGCAGAGGACTGGCTACACACTCGATGTGACCACAGGCCAGAGGAAGTATGGGGGCCCCCCCCCAGAGTCGGCCCACTCCGGGGTTCAGCCCACCATCGGTACAGAG ATATTCGTTGGCAAGATCCCCAGAGACCTGTTTGAAGACGAGCTGGTCCCGCTGTTCGAGAAGGCTGGTCCTATCTGGGACCTTCGCCTGATGATGGACCCTCTCAGCGGCCTGAACCGAGGCTACGCCTTCGTCACGTTCTGCACTAAAGACGCTGCACAGGAGGCCGTTAAACTG TGCAACAACAATGAAATTCGACCAGGAAAACACATCGGTGTCTGCATCTCTGTGGCCAATAATAGACTGTTTGTGGGGTCCATCCCCAAGAGTAAAACAAAAGAGCAGATTGTGGAGGAATTTGCAAAAGTCACAG AGGGCCTAAACGACGTCATCCTGTATCACCAGCCAGACGACAAGAAGAAGAACCGCGGCTTCTGCTTCCTGGAGTACGAGGACCACAAGACAGCGGCCCAGGCCCGCCGCCGCCTTATGAGCGGCAAGGTGAAGGTGTGGGGCAACGTGGTCACGGTGGAGTGGGCCGACCCCATCGAAGACCCCGACCCGGAGGTCATGGCCAAG GTGAAGGTTCTGTTTGTGAGGAACCTAGCCAGTACAGTAACAGAGGAGATCCTGGAAAGCACCTTCAGTCAATTTGGCAAGCTGGAGAGGGTGAAGAAGTTGAAAGACTACGCCTTCATTCACTTTGAGGAGAGGGACGGCGCAGTGAAG GCTCTGGCTGACCTCAATGGAAAGGACCTGGAGGGGGAACACATAGAGATCGTCTTCGCCAAGCCCCCCGACCAGAAGAGGAAAGAGCGCAAAGCGCTCCGACAAGCagccaaaacacaaat GTATGACGATTACTATTACTACGGGCCCCCACACATGCCGCCGCCCACCAGaggccggggccgggggggccgtgGCGGCTACTCCTACCCTCCAGACTATTACGGCTACGAAGACTACTATGATTACTACGGATACGACTACCACAACTACCGGGGCGGCTACGACGACCCCTACTACGGCTACGACGACTACCAAGTGagcgggagaggaagggggggccgtggaggaggaggaagcggcgggggaggtggaggaggcggaggagcagTACGCGGAGGCACCAGCCAGACTCGAGGCCGCGGCGGAGCCACGCCCAGGGGCAGGGCCAGCTTCTCCCAGCGAGGAGGTCCTGGGACCAGCAGAG GGAAGCGGGGGCGCGGCCGGTCCTGA
- the LOC132458068 gene encoding heterogeneous nuclear ribonucleoprotein Q isoform X2, whose product MATEHINGNGPEEPMDTSAAVTHSEHFQTLLEAGLPQKVAEKLDEIYIAGLVSHSDLDDRAIEALKEFNEDGALQVLLQFKESDLSHVQNKSAFLCGVMKTYRQREKQGTKVSDSNKGPDEAKIKALLQRTGYTLDVTTGQRKYGGPPPESAHSGVQPTIGTEIFVGKIPRDLFEDELVPLFEKAGPIWDLRLMMDPLSGLNRGYAFVTFCTKDAAQEAVKLCNNNEIRPGKHIGVCISVANNRLFVGSIPKSKTKEQIVEEFAKVTEGLNDVILYHQPDDKKKNRGFCFLEYEDHKTAAQARRRLMSGKVKVWGNVVTVEWADPIEDPDPEVMAKVKVLFVRNLASTVTEEILESTFSQFGKLERVKKLKDYAFIHFEERDGAVKALADLNGKDLEGEHIEIVFAKPPDQKRKERKALRQAAKTQMYDDYYYYGPPHMPPPTRGRGRGGRGGYSYPPDYYGYEDYYDYYGYDYHNYRGGYDDPYYGYDDYQVSGRGRGGRGGGGSGGGGGGGGGAVRGGTSQTRGRGGATPRGRASFSQRGGPGTSRAGKRGRGRS is encoded by the exons ATGGCCACAGAACATATTAATGGAAATGGTCCAGAAGAACCAATGGACACCTCTGCTGCAGTTACCCATTCTGAGCACTTCCAGACTTTATTAGAAGCTGGTTTACCACAGAAAGTTGCTGAAAAACTAGATGAAATTTACATAGCAG GACTGGTGTCACACAGTGACCTGGATGACCGGGCGATCGAGGCCCTGAAGGAGTTCAACGAGGACGGAGCTCTGCAAGTCCTGCTGCAGTTCAAGGAGAGCGACCTCTCACATGTTCAG AACAAAAGTGCCTTTCTTTGTGGAGTTATGAAGACGTACAGACAGCGAGAGAAACAAGGGACCAAAGTGTCAGACTCCAATAAAGGACCAGATGAGGCCAAAATCAAA GCCCTGCTGCAGAGGACTGGCTACACACTCGATGTGACCACAGGCCAGAGGAAGTATGGGGGCCCCCCCCCAGAGTCGGCCCACTCCGGGGTTCAGCCCACCATCGGTACAGAG ATATTCGTTGGCAAGATCCCCAGAGACCTGTTTGAAGACGAGCTGGTCCCGCTGTTCGAGAAGGCTGGTCCTATCTGGGACCTTCGCCTGATGATGGACCCTCTCAGCGGCCTGAACCGAGGCTACGCCTTCGTCACGTTCTGCACTAAAGACGCTGCACAGGAGGCCGTTAAACTG TGCAACAACAATGAAATTCGACCAGGAAAACACATCGGTGTCTGCATCTCTGTGGCCAATAATAGACTGTTTGTGGGGTCCATCCCCAAGAGTAAAACAAAAGAGCAGATTGTGGAGGAATTTGCAAAAGTCACAG AGGGCCTAAACGACGTCATCCTGTATCACCAGCCAGACGACAAGAAGAAGAACCGCGGCTTCTGCTTCCTGGAGTACGAGGACCACAAGACAGCGGCCCAGGCCCGCCGCCGCCTTATGAGCGGCAAGGTGAAGGTGTGGGGCAACGTGGTCACGGTGGAGTGGGCCGACCCCATCGAAGACCCCGACCCGGAGGTCATGGCCAAG GTGAAGGTTCTGTTTGTGAGGAACCTAGCCAGTACAGTAACAGAGGAGATCCTGGAAAGCACCTTCAGTCAATTTGGCAAGCTGGAGAGGGTGAAGAAGTTGAAAGACTACGCCTTCATTCACTTTGAGGAGAGGGACGGCGCAGTGAAG GCTCTGGCTGACCTCAATGGAAAGGACCTGGAGGGGGAACACATAGAGATCGTCTTCGCCAAGCCCCCCGACCAGAAGAGGAAAGAGCGCAAAGCGCTCCGACAAGCagccaaaacacaaat GTATGACGATTACTATTACTACGGGCCCCCACACATGCCGCCGCCCACCAGaggccggggccgggggggccgtgGCGGCTACTCCTACCCTCCAGACTATTACGGCTACGAAGACTACTATGATTACTACGGATACGACTACCACAACTACCGGGGCGGCTACGACGACCCCTACTACGGCTACGACGACTACCAAGTGagcgggagaggaagggggggccgtggaggaggaggaagcggcgggggaggtggaggaggcggaggagcagTACGCGGAGGCACCAGCCAGACTCGAGGCCGCGGCGGAGCCACGCCCAGGGGCAGGGCCAGCTTCTCCCAGCGAGGAGGTCCTGGGACCAGCAGAG CAGGGAAGCGGGGGCGCGGCCGGTCCTGA
- the LOC132458068 gene encoding heterogeneous nuclear ribonucleoprotein Q isoform X1 produces MATEHINGNGPEEPMDTSAAVTHSEHFQTLLEAGLPQKVAEKLDEIYIAGLVSHSDLDDRAIEALKEFNEDGALQVLLQFKESDLSHVQNKSAFLCGVMKTYRQREKQGTKVSDSNKGPDEAKIKALLQRTGYTLDVTTGQRKYGGPPPESAHSGVQPTIGTEIFVGKIPRDLFEDELVPLFEKAGPIWDLRLMMDPLSGLNRGYAFVTFCTKDAAQEAVKLCNNNEIRPGKHIGVCISVANNRLFVGSIPKSKTKEQIVEEFAKVTEGLNDVILYHQPDDKKKNRGFCFLEYEDHKTAAQARRRLMSGKVKVWGNVVTVEWADPIEDPDPEVMAKVKVLFVRNLASTVTEEILESTFSQFGKLERVKKLKDYAFIHFEERDGAVKALADLNGKDLEGEHIEIVFAKPPDQKRKERKALRQAAKTQMYDDYYYYGPPHMPPPTRGRGRGGRGGYSYPPDYYGYEDYYDYYGYDYHNYRGGYDDPYYGYDDYQVSGRGRGGRGGGGSGGGGGGGGGAVRGGTSQTRGRGGATPRGRASFSQRGGPGTSRELDTLRPPALPQGKRGRGRS; encoded by the exons ATGGCCACAGAACATATTAATGGAAATGGTCCAGAAGAACCAATGGACACCTCTGCTGCAGTTACCCATTCTGAGCACTTCCAGACTTTATTAGAAGCTGGTTTACCACAGAAAGTTGCTGAAAAACTAGATGAAATTTACATAGCAG GACTGGTGTCACACAGTGACCTGGATGACCGGGCGATCGAGGCCCTGAAGGAGTTCAACGAGGACGGAGCTCTGCAAGTCCTGCTGCAGTTCAAGGAGAGCGACCTCTCACATGTTCAG AACAAAAGTGCCTTTCTTTGTGGAGTTATGAAGACGTACAGACAGCGAGAGAAACAAGGGACCAAAGTGTCAGACTCCAATAAAGGACCAGATGAGGCCAAAATCAAA GCCCTGCTGCAGAGGACTGGCTACACACTCGATGTGACCACAGGCCAGAGGAAGTATGGGGGCCCCCCCCCAGAGTCGGCCCACTCCGGGGTTCAGCCCACCATCGGTACAGAG ATATTCGTTGGCAAGATCCCCAGAGACCTGTTTGAAGACGAGCTGGTCCCGCTGTTCGAGAAGGCTGGTCCTATCTGGGACCTTCGCCTGATGATGGACCCTCTCAGCGGCCTGAACCGAGGCTACGCCTTCGTCACGTTCTGCACTAAAGACGCTGCACAGGAGGCCGTTAAACTG TGCAACAACAATGAAATTCGACCAGGAAAACACATCGGTGTCTGCATCTCTGTGGCCAATAATAGACTGTTTGTGGGGTCCATCCCCAAGAGTAAAACAAAAGAGCAGATTGTGGAGGAATTTGCAAAAGTCACAG AGGGCCTAAACGACGTCATCCTGTATCACCAGCCAGACGACAAGAAGAAGAACCGCGGCTTCTGCTTCCTGGAGTACGAGGACCACAAGACAGCGGCCCAGGCCCGCCGCCGCCTTATGAGCGGCAAGGTGAAGGTGTGGGGCAACGTGGTCACGGTGGAGTGGGCCGACCCCATCGAAGACCCCGACCCGGAGGTCATGGCCAAG GTGAAGGTTCTGTTTGTGAGGAACCTAGCCAGTACAGTAACAGAGGAGATCCTGGAAAGCACCTTCAGTCAATTTGGCAAGCTGGAGAGGGTGAAGAAGTTGAAAGACTACGCCTTCATTCACTTTGAGGAGAGGGACGGCGCAGTGAAG GCTCTGGCTGACCTCAATGGAAAGGACCTGGAGGGGGAACACATAGAGATCGTCTTCGCCAAGCCCCCCGACCAGAAGAGGAAAGAGCGCAAAGCGCTCCGACAAGCagccaaaacacaaat GTATGACGATTACTATTACTACGGGCCCCCACACATGCCGCCGCCCACCAGaggccggggccgggggggccgtgGCGGCTACTCCTACCCTCCAGACTATTACGGCTACGAAGACTACTATGATTACTACGGATACGACTACCACAACTACCGGGGCGGCTACGACGACCCCTACTACGGCTACGACGACTACCAAGTGagcgggagaggaagggggggccgtggaggaggaggaagcggcgggggaggtggaggaggcggaggagcagTACGCGGAGGCACCAGCCAGACTCGAGGCCGCGGCGGAGCCACGCCCAGGGGCAGGGCCAGCTTCTCCCAGCGAGGAGGTCCTGGGACCAGCAGAG AGCTAGACACACTCAGGCCTCCAGCGCTGCCACAAG GGAAGCGGGGGCGCGGCCGGTCCTGA
- the LOC132458068 gene encoding heterogeneous nuclear ribonucleoprotein Q isoform X5 has product MKTYRQREKQGTKVSDSNKGPDEAKIKALLQRTGYTLDVTTGQRKYGGPPPESAHSGVQPTIGTEIFVGKIPRDLFEDELVPLFEKAGPIWDLRLMMDPLSGLNRGYAFVTFCTKDAAQEAVKLCNNNEIRPGKHIGVCISVANNRLFVGSIPKSKTKEQIVEEFAKVTEGLNDVILYHQPDDKKKNRGFCFLEYEDHKTAAQARRRLMSGKVKVWGNVVTVEWADPIEDPDPEVMAKVKVLFVRNLASTVTEEILESTFSQFGKLERVKKLKDYAFIHFEERDGAVKALADLNGKDLEGEHIEIVFAKPPDQKRKERKALRQAAKTQMYDDYYYYGPPHMPPPTRGRGRGGRGGYSYPPDYYGYEDYYDYYGYDYHNYRGGYDDPYYGYDDYQVSGRGRGGRGGGGSGGGGGGGGGAVRGGTSQTRGRGGATPRGRASFSQRGGPGTSRELDTLRPPALPQAGKRGRGRS; this is encoded by the exons ATGAAGACGTACAGACAGCGAGAGAAACAAGGGACCAAAGTGTCAGACTCCAATAAAGGACCAGATGAGGCCAAAATCAAA GCCCTGCTGCAGAGGACTGGCTACACACTCGATGTGACCACAGGCCAGAGGAAGTATGGGGGCCCCCCCCCAGAGTCGGCCCACTCCGGGGTTCAGCCCACCATCGGTACAGAG ATATTCGTTGGCAAGATCCCCAGAGACCTGTTTGAAGACGAGCTGGTCCCGCTGTTCGAGAAGGCTGGTCCTATCTGGGACCTTCGCCTGATGATGGACCCTCTCAGCGGCCTGAACCGAGGCTACGCCTTCGTCACGTTCTGCACTAAAGACGCTGCACAGGAGGCCGTTAAACTG TGCAACAACAATGAAATTCGACCAGGAAAACACATCGGTGTCTGCATCTCTGTGGCCAATAATAGACTGTTTGTGGGGTCCATCCCCAAGAGTAAAACAAAAGAGCAGATTGTGGAGGAATTTGCAAAAGTCACAG AGGGCCTAAACGACGTCATCCTGTATCACCAGCCAGACGACAAGAAGAAGAACCGCGGCTTCTGCTTCCTGGAGTACGAGGACCACAAGACAGCGGCCCAGGCCCGCCGCCGCCTTATGAGCGGCAAGGTGAAGGTGTGGGGCAACGTGGTCACGGTGGAGTGGGCCGACCCCATCGAAGACCCCGACCCGGAGGTCATGGCCAAG GTGAAGGTTCTGTTTGTGAGGAACCTAGCCAGTACAGTAACAGAGGAGATCCTGGAAAGCACCTTCAGTCAATTTGGCAAGCTGGAGAGGGTGAAGAAGTTGAAAGACTACGCCTTCATTCACTTTGAGGAGAGGGACGGCGCAGTGAAG GCTCTGGCTGACCTCAATGGAAAGGACCTGGAGGGGGAACACATAGAGATCGTCTTCGCCAAGCCCCCCGACCAGAAGAGGAAAGAGCGCAAAGCGCTCCGACAAGCagccaaaacacaaat GTATGACGATTACTATTACTACGGGCCCCCACACATGCCGCCGCCCACCAGaggccggggccgggggggccgtgGCGGCTACTCCTACCCTCCAGACTATTACGGCTACGAAGACTACTATGATTACTACGGATACGACTACCACAACTACCGGGGCGGCTACGACGACCCCTACTACGGCTACGACGACTACCAAGTGagcgggagaggaagggggggccgtggaggaggaggaagcggcgggggaggtggaggaggcggaggagcagTACGCGGAGGCACCAGCCAGACTCGAGGCCGCGGCGGAGCCACGCCCAGGGGCAGGGCCAGCTTCTCCCAGCGAGGAGGTCCTGGGACCAGCAGAG AGCTAGACACACTCAGGCCTCCAGCGCTGCCACAAG CAGGGAAGCGGGGGCGCGGCCGGTCCTGA
- the LOC132458068 gene encoding heterogeneous nuclear ribonucleoprotein Q isoform X4 has protein sequence MATEHINGNGPEEPMDTSAAVTHSEHFQTLLEAGLPQKVAEKLDEIYIAGLVSHSDLDDRAIEALKEFNEDGALQVLLQFKESDLSHVQNKSAFLCGVMKTYRQREKQGTKVSDSNKGPDEAKIKALLQRTGYTLDVTTGQRKYGGPPPESAHSGVQPTIGTEIFVGKIPRDLFEDELVPLFEKAGPIWDLRLMMDPLSGLNRGYAFVTFCTKDAAQEAVKLCNNNEIRPGKHIGVCISVANNRLFVGSIPKSKTKEQIVEEFAKVTEGLNDVILYHQPDDKKKNRGFCFLEYEDHKTAAQARRRLMSGKVKVWGNVVTVEWADPIEDPDPEVMAKVKVLFVRNLASTVTEEILESTFSQFGKLERVKKLKDYAFIHFEERDGAVKALADLNGKDLEGEHIEIVFAKPPDQKRKERKALRQAAKTQMYDDYYYYGPPHMPPPTRGRGRGGRGGYSYPPDYYGYEDYYDYYGYDYHNYRGGYDDPYYGYDDYQVSGRGRGGRGGGGSGGGGGGGGGAVRGGTSQTRGRGGATPRGRASFSQRGGPGTSRGGVFFQS, from the exons ATGGCCACAGAACATATTAATGGAAATGGTCCAGAAGAACCAATGGACACCTCTGCTGCAGTTACCCATTCTGAGCACTTCCAGACTTTATTAGAAGCTGGTTTACCACAGAAAGTTGCTGAAAAACTAGATGAAATTTACATAGCAG GACTGGTGTCACACAGTGACCTGGATGACCGGGCGATCGAGGCCCTGAAGGAGTTCAACGAGGACGGAGCTCTGCAAGTCCTGCTGCAGTTCAAGGAGAGCGACCTCTCACATGTTCAG AACAAAAGTGCCTTTCTTTGTGGAGTTATGAAGACGTACAGACAGCGAGAGAAACAAGGGACCAAAGTGTCAGACTCCAATAAAGGACCAGATGAGGCCAAAATCAAA GCCCTGCTGCAGAGGACTGGCTACACACTCGATGTGACCACAGGCCAGAGGAAGTATGGGGGCCCCCCCCCAGAGTCGGCCCACTCCGGGGTTCAGCCCACCATCGGTACAGAG ATATTCGTTGGCAAGATCCCCAGAGACCTGTTTGAAGACGAGCTGGTCCCGCTGTTCGAGAAGGCTGGTCCTATCTGGGACCTTCGCCTGATGATGGACCCTCTCAGCGGCCTGAACCGAGGCTACGCCTTCGTCACGTTCTGCACTAAAGACGCTGCACAGGAGGCCGTTAAACTG TGCAACAACAATGAAATTCGACCAGGAAAACACATCGGTGTCTGCATCTCTGTGGCCAATAATAGACTGTTTGTGGGGTCCATCCCCAAGAGTAAAACAAAAGAGCAGATTGTGGAGGAATTTGCAAAAGTCACAG AGGGCCTAAACGACGTCATCCTGTATCACCAGCCAGACGACAAGAAGAAGAACCGCGGCTTCTGCTTCCTGGAGTACGAGGACCACAAGACAGCGGCCCAGGCCCGCCGCCGCCTTATGAGCGGCAAGGTGAAGGTGTGGGGCAACGTGGTCACGGTGGAGTGGGCCGACCCCATCGAAGACCCCGACCCGGAGGTCATGGCCAAG GTGAAGGTTCTGTTTGTGAGGAACCTAGCCAGTACAGTAACAGAGGAGATCCTGGAAAGCACCTTCAGTCAATTTGGCAAGCTGGAGAGGGTGAAGAAGTTGAAAGACTACGCCTTCATTCACTTTGAGGAGAGGGACGGCGCAGTGAAG GCTCTGGCTGACCTCAATGGAAAGGACCTGGAGGGGGAACACATAGAGATCGTCTTCGCCAAGCCCCCCGACCAGAAGAGGAAAGAGCGCAAAGCGCTCCGACAAGCagccaaaacacaaat GTATGACGATTACTATTACTACGGGCCCCCACACATGCCGCCGCCCACCAGaggccggggccgggggggccgtgGCGGCTACTCCTACCCTCCAGACTATTACGGCTACGAAGACTACTATGATTACTACGGATACGACTACCACAACTACCGGGGCGGCTACGACGACCCCTACTACGGCTACGACGACTACCAAGTGagcgggagaggaagggggggccgtggaggaggaggaagcggcgggggaggtggaggaggcggaggagcagTACGCGGAGGCACCAGCCAGACTCGAGGCCGCGGCGGAGCCACGCCCAGGGGCAGGGCCAGCTTCTCCCAGCGAGGAGGTCCTGGGACCAGCAGAG GGGGTGTCTTCTTTCAGAGCTAG